One genomic window of Meleagris gallopavo isolate NT-WF06-2002-E0010 breed Aviagen turkey brand Nicholas breeding stock chromosome 22, Turkey_5.1, whole genome shotgun sequence includes the following:
- the LOC104914064 gene encoding RIPOR family member 3-like isoform X1, whose product MSVKLTFVSSGDGGGISRSCSFTGFSTVQSRKLAKSLSRSSVRSRMSLKSSKAYSSLQKGAVIWDPKPLQVKKIFEALKKGLNEYLEAHQTELDYLSDRHKDTKRNSRLAFYYDLDKQIRSVERYIRKLEFHISQVEELYEAYCIQCRLRDGATNMKHAFSLSPSTKASRESLVELYKNFQECTEDMCFIEGALEVHLGEFHLKMKGLVGFARLCPGDQYEVSVRLGRQKWRLKGKIETDDSQTWDEEEKIFIPNLHEQFEIKVTELRGLATVLVGVVTCDSINFFTTKPQAIIVDITELGTIKLQLEVLWKCGIDRSLVLPHSNHSY is encoded by the exons ATGTCGGTCAAACTCACATTCGTCTCTTCTGGTGATGGAGGTGGTATCAGTAGGAGTTGTTCCTTCACTGGATTCAGCACTgtgcaaagcagaaaattagc AAAGTCTCTCAGCAGAAGCTCAGTGAGATCAAGAATGTCATTGAAATCCTCCAAGGCTTATTCTTCACTGCAGAAAGGGGCAGTCATCTGGGATCCAAAACCACTGCAGGTGAAGAAAATTTTTGAAGCTTTGAAGAAAGGACTTAA tgagTACCTAGAAGCACATCAGACTGAATTGGATTATCTCTCTGATCGACACAAAGATACAAAAAGGAACTCCAGATTG GCCTTCTACTATGACCTTGATAAG CAAATTCGTTCTGTGGAGAGATACATTAGAAAACTGGAGTTCCACATAAGCCAA GTAGAAGAACTCTATGAAGCTTATTGTATCCAGTGCAGACTACGAGATGGCGCCACTAATATGAAACATGCCTTTTCCTTGTCTCCTTCCACCAAAGCCTCCAGGGAGAGCCTAGTGGAGCTCTATAAGAACTTTCAGGAGTGTACAGAG GACATGTGCTTCATAGAAGGGGCGTTAGAGGTCCATTTAGGAGAGTTTCACTTGAAGATGAAAG gcTTGGTGGGATTTGCACGTCTCTGCCCAGGTGACCAGTATGAG GTTTCTGTGCGACTGGGCCGCCAAAAATGGAGGTTGAAAGGCAAGATTGAGACTGATGACAGCCAAACGTgggatgaagaagaaaagatcttTATACCCAATCTGCATGAGCAGTTTGAAATCAAG GTGACAGAACTGCGAGGACTGGCCACAGTTCTAGTTGGTGTCGTGACATGTGACAGCATAAACTTCTTTACAACCAAGCCTCAAGCAATCATTGTGGATATAACTGAACTGGGCACTATCAAGCTACAGCTGGAAGTCCTCTGGAA GTGCGGGATAGATAGAAGCCTTGTGCTTCCTCACAGCAACCACAGTTACTAG
- the LOC104914064 gene encoding RIPOR family member 3-like isoform X3, producing the protein MSLKSSKAYSSLQKGAVIWDPKPLQVKKIFEALKKGLNEYLEAHQTELDYLSDRHKDTKRNSRLAFYYDLDKQIRSVERYIRKLEFHISQVEELYEAYCIQCRLRDGATNMKHAFSLSPSTKASRESLVELYKNFQECTEDMCFIEGALEVHLGEFHLKMKGLVGFARLCPGDQYEVSVRLGRQKWRLKGKIETDDSQTWDEEEKIFIPNLHEQFEIKVTELRGLATVLVGVVTCDSINFFTTKPQAIIVDITELGTIKLQLEVLWKCGIDRSLVLPHSNHSY; encoded by the exons ATGTCATTGAAATCCTCCAAGGCTTATTCTTCACTGCAGAAAGGGGCAGTCATCTGGGATCCAAAACCACTGCAGGTGAAGAAAATTTTTGAAGCTTTGAAGAAAGGACTTAA tgagTACCTAGAAGCACATCAGACTGAATTGGATTATCTCTCTGATCGACACAAAGATACAAAAAGGAACTCCAGATTG GCCTTCTACTATGACCTTGATAAG CAAATTCGTTCTGTGGAGAGATACATTAGAAAACTGGAGTTCCACATAAGCCAA GTAGAAGAACTCTATGAAGCTTATTGTATCCAGTGCAGACTACGAGATGGCGCCACTAATATGAAACATGCCTTTTCCTTGTCTCCTTCCACCAAAGCCTCCAGGGAGAGCCTAGTGGAGCTCTATAAGAACTTTCAGGAGTGTACAGAG GACATGTGCTTCATAGAAGGGGCGTTAGAGGTCCATTTAGGAGAGTTTCACTTGAAGATGAAAG gcTTGGTGGGATTTGCACGTCTCTGCCCAGGTGACCAGTATGAG GTTTCTGTGCGACTGGGCCGCCAAAAATGGAGGTTGAAAGGCAAGATTGAGACTGATGACAGCCAAACGTgggatgaagaagaaaagatcttTATACCCAATCTGCATGAGCAGTTTGAAATCAAG GTGACAGAACTGCGAGGACTGGCCACAGTTCTAGTTGGTGTCGTGACATGTGACAGCATAAACTTCTTTACAACCAAGCCTCAAGCAATCATTGTGGATATAACTGAACTGGGCACTATCAAGCTACAGCTGGAAGTCCTCTGGAA GTGCGGGATAGATAGAAGCCTTGTGCTTCCTCACAGCAACCACAGTTACTAG
- the LOC104914064 gene encoding RIPOR family member 3-like isoform X2 → MSVKLTFVSSGDGGGISRSCSFTGFSTVQSRKLAKSLSRSSVRSRMSLKSSKAYSSLQKGAVIWDPKPLQVKKIFEALKKGLNEYLEAHQTELDYLSDRHKDTKRNSRLAFYYDLDKQIRSVERYIRKLEFHISQVEELYEAYCIQCRLRDGATNMKHAFSLSPSTKASRESLVELYKNFQECTEDMCFIEGALEVHLGEFHLKMKGLVGFARLCPGDQYEVSVRLGRQKWRLKGKIETDDSQTWDEEEKIFIPNLHEQFEIKVTELRGLATVLVGVVTCDSINFFTTKPQAIIVDITELGTIKLQLEVLWKAGAG, encoded by the exons ATGTCGGTCAAACTCACATTCGTCTCTTCTGGTGATGGAGGTGGTATCAGTAGGAGTTGTTCCTTCACTGGATTCAGCACTgtgcaaagcagaaaattagc AAAGTCTCTCAGCAGAAGCTCAGTGAGATCAAGAATGTCATTGAAATCCTCCAAGGCTTATTCTTCACTGCAGAAAGGGGCAGTCATCTGGGATCCAAAACCACTGCAGGTGAAGAAAATTTTTGAAGCTTTGAAGAAAGGACTTAA tgagTACCTAGAAGCACATCAGACTGAATTGGATTATCTCTCTGATCGACACAAAGATACAAAAAGGAACTCCAGATTG GCCTTCTACTATGACCTTGATAAG CAAATTCGTTCTGTGGAGAGATACATTAGAAAACTGGAGTTCCACATAAGCCAA GTAGAAGAACTCTATGAAGCTTATTGTATCCAGTGCAGACTACGAGATGGCGCCACTAATATGAAACATGCCTTTTCCTTGTCTCCTTCCACCAAAGCCTCCAGGGAGAGCCTAGTGGAGCTCTATAAGAACTTTCAGGAGTGTACAGAG GACATGTGCTTCATAGAAGGGGCGTTAGAGGTCCATTTAGGAGAGTTTCACTTGAAGATGAAAG gcTTGGTGGGATTTGCACGTCTCTGCCCAGGTGACCAGTATGAG GTTTCTGTGCGACTGGGCCGCCAAAAATGGAGGTTGAAAGGCAAGATTGAGACTGATGACAGCCAAACGTgggatgaagaagaaaagatcttTATACCCAATCTGCATGAGCAGTTTGAAATCAAG GTGACAGAACTGCGAGGACTGGCCACAGTTCTAGTTGGTGTCGTGACATGTGACAGCATAAACTTCTTTACAACCAAGCCTCAAGCAATCATTGTGGATATAACTGAACTGGGCACTATCAAGCTACAGCTGGAAGTCCTCTGGAA AGCAGGTGCGGGATAG